The Leucobacter rhizosphaerae genome includes a region encoding these proteins:
- a CDS encoding DUF2142 domain-containing protein has product MDSTRWKRVVITLVLGLFAFVGLGGWALASPVGSAPDDDYHLASIWCAGGEREGICEAGAQPDSRVIPEWLNLSTHCFAYQEEESAACVPVRDATIDTTRGNFAGAYPPVFYTAMSVFAGEDIALSTVLMRLFNAALFVGVIVSILAFLRPGQRGPLLWSAVATLVPLGMFIVPSVNPSSWAVMSGLTVWIALTGYFTADRRAAKIVLGGLALLLAVMGAGSRGDAGVFVAVGAVVAAVLTFSKTRAWLLQALVPLGVIVIGAAFFLSSGQATGAAASGVESAPSEGSRLGLLLSNFLGLPELWAGHLGTWGLGWLDTPMLPTVWAVMIAVSGAVVFWGLRVVGWRKGLSLAMLACVLIALPLYILHGWRASVGSEVQPRYLLPLMLMFVGVAVWGLTRDDLGLGKLQAAIVFGGVAIANARALHLTMRRYITGTDEKSFNLNARVEWWWSIPAQPMTVWIIGSAAFALLLLGLYAILFTERGRRLFPLSETVRTP; this is encoded by the coding sequence ATGGATTCGACCCGATGGAAGCGGGTAGTCATCACCCTGGTTCTCGGACTCTTCGCCTTCGTCGGACTCGGCGGCTGGGCGCTGGCCTCGCCCGTGGGTTCGGCACCCGACGACGACTACCATCTCGCGAGCATCTGGTGCGCAGGCGGTGAGCGCGAGGGCATCTGCGAGGCGGGGGCCCAGCCGGACTCGCGCGTGATCCCCGAGTGGCTGAACTTGTCGACCCACTGCTTCGCGTACCAGGAGGAGGAGAGCGCGGCGTGCGTGCCCGTTCGCGACGCGACCATCGACACGACGCGCGGCAACTTCGCCGGTGCCTATCCGCCCGTCTTCTACACCGCGATGTCGGTGTTCGCCGGAGAGGACATCGCGCTCTCCACCGTATTGATGCGGCTGTTCAACGCAGCCCTGTTCGTCGGGGTGATCGTCTCGATCCTCGCGTTCCTGCGGCCCGGTCAGCGCGGCCCCCTCCTTTGGAGTGCGGTGGCGACGCTCGTGCCGCTCGGCATGTTCATCGTGCCCAGCGTCAATCCCAGTAGCTGGGCCGTGATGTCGGGTCTCACGGTCTGGATCGCGCTCACGGGCTACTTCACCGCGGATCGGCGCGCGGCGAAGATCGTCCTCGGTGGTCTGGCGCTGCTCCTCGCGGTGATGGGCGCTGGATCGCGCGGTGATGCCGGCGTGTTCGTGGCGGTTGGCGCGGTGGTCGCTGCGGTGCTCACATTCTCGAAGACGCGCGCGTGGCTGCTGCAGGCGCTGGTGCCGCTCGGGGTGATCGTGATCGGCGCGGCCTTCTTCCTGTCGTCGGGCCAGGCGACGGGCGCCGCGGCCTCGGGCGTCGAATCAGCCCCTTCGGAGGGCTCCCGCCTCGGCCTGCTGCTCTCGAACTTCCTCGGCCTGCCCGAGCTCTGGGCCGGCCACTTGGGGACCTGGGGGCTCGGTTGGCTCGACACCCCGATGCTGCCGACCGTGTGGGCCGTCATGATCGCGGTGTCGGGGGCGGTGGTGTTCTGGGGGCTCCGGGTCGTCGGCTGGCGAAAGGGGCTCTCGCTCGCCATGCTGGCGTGTGTGCTCATCGCACTGCCGCTCTACATCCTGCACGGCTGGCGAGCGAGCGTCGGCTCCGAGGTGCAGCCGCGGTATCTGTTGCCGCTCATGCTGATGTTCGTGGGGGTCGCAGTGTGGGGCCTGACGCGCGACGACCTCGGGCTCGGCAAGCTGCAGGCGGCGATCGTATTCGGTGGTGTGGCGATCGCGAATGCTCGCGCGTTGCACCTGACGATGCGGCGATACATCACCGGAACCGATGAGAAGAGCTTCAACCTCAACGCCCGCGTGGAGTGGTGGTGGTCGATCCCCGCACAGCCCATGACCGTGTGGATCATCGGGAGCGCGGCATTCGCCCTGCTGCTGCTCGGCCTCTACGCGATTCTCTTCACCGAGCGCGGGCGGCGCCTGTTCCCGCTGAGTGAGACGGTGCGCACCCCGTGA
- a CDS encoding glycosyltransferase family 2 protein: MSATEATGTPPEGGVPDNPRPRVSVALATHNGERFIGDQITSILQQSRPVDEIVLSDDASSDRTIEIVEQALSDHRAARGVAPELVVLRNDPPLRVTANFQQALERSTGDLVALSDQDDVWHTDRIEQLSAAFADPAILLVFSNARQIDATGADLGHDLFTALGLSPAERSRVESGRAFDQLLRRNVATGATVMLRRSLVDLAAPFPDAWLHDEWLAIVAAALDGVALCEAELTDYRQHDDNQVGMQRMTLRRKLRMFAQPRTDRNRRLYLRAQSLATRIGSIPAVSGAYRAAAGEKFLFEEARQRYPESRVLRAVPILQQVVRGRYERYGTGLKDAVRNLIQPV, translated from the coding sequence GTGAGTGCGACCGAGGCGACGGGCACTCCTCCGGAGGGCGGTGTCCCGGACAACCCGCGGCCGCGGGTCTCCGTAGCGCTCGCGACCCACAACGGGGAGCGCTTCATCGGGGACCAGATCACCTCGATCCTGCAGCAGTCCAGGCCGGTCGACGAGATCGTGCTGTCTGACGACGCGTCGAGCGACCGCACGATCGAGATTGTCGAGCAGGCGCTTTCGGATCACCGCGCCGCGCGCGGGGTCGCCCCCGAGCTGGTGGTGCTGCGCAACGACCCGCCGCTCCGGGTGACCGCGAACTTCCAGCAGGCGCTCGAACGCAGCACCGGCGATCTCGTCGCCCTCAGCGACCAGGACGACGTGTGGCACACCGATCGCATTGAGCAGTTGAGTGCGGCGTTCGCCGATCCGGCCATCCTGCTGGTGTTCAGCAACGCGCGGCAGATCGATGCGACCGGGGCGGATCTCGGCCACGACCTCTTCACCGCGCTCGGCCTCAGCCCGGCCGAGCGATCCCGGGTCGAATCGGGCCGTGCATTCGATCAACTGCTCCGCCGCAACGTGGCGACCGGGGCGACCGTGATGCTGCGGCGCAGCCTCGTCGATCTCGCCGCGCCCTTCCCCGATGCCTGGCTCCACGACGAGTGGCTCGCGATCGTTGCGGCGGCGCTCGACGGTGTGGCGCTCTGCGAGGCCGAGCTCACCGACTACCGTCAGCATGACGACAACCAGGTGGGCATGCAGCGCATGACACTCCGTCGGAAACTCCGCATGTTCGCGCAGCCGCGCACCGACCGGAACCGGCGGTTGTACCTGCGTGCGCAGTCACTCGCCACGCGCATCGGGAGCATTCCCGCGGTCTCCGGTGCGTATCGCGCGGCCGCCGGCGAGAAGTTCCTGTTCGAGGAGGCACGGCAGCGGTATCCCGAGTCGCGGGTCCTCCGTGCCGTGCCGATCCTGCAGCAGGTCGTGCGCGGGCGGTACGAGCGCTACGGCACGGGCCTCAAGGACGCGGTGCGGAATCTGATCCAACCGGTCTGA
- the galE gene encoding UDP-glucose 4-epimerase GalE, with translation MRVLLTGGAGYIGSHTALVLIEQGHEVVVLDDLSNASEESLRRVAALTGVQPTFLRCDLTDPVATRLALAAHSFDAVVHFAGLKSVSESVLHPVHYYRVNLDSTLVLLDVMRERGWSRLVFSSSATIYGEPEADLVAEDHRTGVGITNPYGWSKFMNERIIDDAQAAWPELSVVHLRYFNPVGAHPSGTMGEDPRGTPNNLLPYLSQVAFGIRERLSVFGDDYPTPDGTGVRDYIHVMDLAEGHAAALAHLAPGVQRINLGSGVGTSVMEAIREFSRVSGREIPYRIEDRRTGDLAEVIADPSEALARFGWRTRRSFADACTDAWAWQSGNPDGYGPTA, from the coding sequence ATGCGCGTGCTGTTGACCGGGGGAGCCGGGTACATCGGGAGCCACACCGCCCTGGTGCTCATCGAGCAGGGGCACGAGGTGGTCGTGCTCGACGACCTCTCGAACGCCAGCGAGGAGTCCCTCCGACGTGTGGCCGCGCTGACGGGGGTGCAGCCGACCTTCCTGCGGTGCGACCTCACCGATCCGGTCGCCACTCGGCTCGCCCTCGCGGCGCACAGCTTCGACGCCGTCGTCCACTTCGCCGGGCTCAAGTCGGTCAGCGAATCGGTGCTGCATCCGGTGCACTACTATCGCGTGAACCTGGATTCGACGCTCGTCCTTCTCGACGTGATGCGCGAGCGCGGGTGGTCCCGGCTGGTGTTCAGTTCGTCGGCGACCATCTACGGCGAGCCCGAGGCCGACCTGGTGGCAGAGGATCACCGCACGGGGGTCGGGATCACGAACCCCTACGGGTGGTCGAAGTTCATGAACGAGCGGATCATCGACGACGCGCAGGCCGCCTGGCCCGAACTGTCGGTCGTGCACCTGCGCTACTTCAACCCGGTGGGCGCCCACCCCTCCGGCACGATGGGGGAGGACCCCCGCGGCACTCCGAACAATCTGCTTCCGTACCTGTCGCAGGTCGCGTTCGGGATCCGTGAACGGCTGAGCGTGTTCGGCGACGACTACCCGACGCCCGACGGCACCGGGGTGCGCGACTACATCCACGTCATGGACCTCGCCGAGGGTCACGCCGCGGCCCTCGCGCATCTCGCACCGGGCGTGCAGCGGATCAATCTCGGGTCGGGCGTTGGGACCAGCGTGATGGAGGCGATTCGCGAGTTCTCGCGGGTCTCCGGCCGCGAGATCCCGTATCGGATCGAGGACCGGCGCACCGGCGACCTCGCCGAGGTGATCGCGGACCCGTCCGAGGCGCTCGCCCGCTTCGGATGGCGCACGCGCCGCAGTTTCGCGGACGCCTGCACCGACGCCTGGGCCTGGCAGTCCGGCAACCCTGACGGGTACGGCCCGACCGCCTAG
- a CDS encoding O-antigen ligase family protein, which yields MAESKTRLGVSAYAICVFIFTLGSNGVRNLVGWPAFLALAVVLTGLGIVLFVRLKPERFRWYRLPAPIYWFLILAALSILWSQYRLESVLGVAAQLATTVLAVVVAFVLSWHEVLRTLGTALRYLIGLSFLFELWVALFVRAPLLPWWMEEPEGETPKLLYWSRDLLFSGGPIQGLVASSVLLGFLGLLGVIIFAIQLRAGLVRPFSGWCWLALSLLTILLTRGATVWVALAAVVVGLVVALWARRLGPERRVPLYVTSGALLAAVIALTLFARDTVFGLLGKSGDMTGRLETWQKVIELAEQRPWFGWGWISYWAPWAEPFASLDRKAGLQVMSAHNAWLDVWLQLGIVGLLAFAPIVVLTMWRTWFRAVDQPRRGHGPALPYATSSLWPFLVIIALLVQSLTESRLLIEGNWVLLILLAVKSRFDFQLPSLDAEPTRLPWRRVPIPQERLVPYKRDPRD from the coding sequence ATGGCCGAGAGCAAGACGAGACTGGGCGTGAGCGCGTACGCGATCTGCGTATTCATCTTCACCCTCGGGAGCAACGGCGTACGCAATCTCGTCGGCTGGCCGGCCTTCCTCGCCCTCGCCGTGGTGCTGACGGGGCTCGGGATCGTGCTCTTCGTCCGCCTCAAGCCCGAGCGCTTCCGCTGGTACCGGCTCCCCGCCCCGATCTACTGGTTCCTGATCCTCGCGGCGCTCTCGATCCTCTGGTCGCAGTACCGGCTCGAGAGTGTGCTCGGAGTCGCCGCGCAGCTCGCGACAACGGTGCTCGCGGTGGTGGTCGCGTTTGTGCTGAGCTGGCACGAGGTGCTGCGCACGCTCGGCACGGCGCTGCGCTACCTCATCGGGCTGTCGTTCCTCTTCGAGCTGTGGGTCGCGCTGTTCGTGCGCGCTCCGCTGCTGCCGTGGTGGATGGAGGAGCCCGAGGGCGAGACCCCGAAGCTCCTCTACTGGAGCCGCGATCTGCTCTTCTCCGGCGGTCCGATCCAGGGGCTCGTGGCGAGCTCCGTGCTGCTCGGATTCCTGGGACTGCTCGGGGTCATCATCTTCGCGATCCAACTGCGCGCCGGACTCGTGCGCCCCTTCAGCGGCTGGTGCTGGCTGGCGCTCTCGCTGCTCACCATCCTGCTGACCCGTGGCGCGACGGTCTGGGTGGCGCTCGCGGCGGTCGTCGTCGGGCTCGTGGTCGCGCTGTGGGCCCGCCGTCTCGGCCCCGAACGGCGCGTGCCCCTGTACGTGACGAGCGGCGCGCTGCTCGCGGCCGTGATCGCCCTCACCCTGTTCGCCCGCGACACCGTGTTCGGTCTTCTGGGCAAGAGCGGCGACATGACGGGGCGCCTCGAGACCTGGCAGAAGGTCATCGAGCTGGCAGAGCAGCGGCCCTGGTTCGGCTGGGGCTGGATCAGCTACTGGGCGCCGTGGGCCGAGCCCTTCGCCAGCCTCGACCGCAAGGCGGGCCTGCAGGTGATGAGCGCGCACAACGCCTGGCTCGACGTCTGGCTCCAGCTCGGCATCGTCGGGCTCCTCGCCTTCGCCCCGATCGTCGTGCTCACGATGTGGCGGACCTGGTTCCGCGCGGTCGATCAGCCGCGGCGCGGCCACGGCCCCGCGCTGCCCTATGCGACGAGCTCGCTCTGGCCGTTCCTCGTGATCATCGCCCTGCTGGTGCAGTCCCTCACCGAGAGCCGGCTCCTCATCGAGGGCAACTGGGTGCTGCTCATCCTGCTCGCCGTGAAGTCGCGGTTCGACTTCCAGCTGCCGTCGCTCGACGCGGAGCCCACGCGCCTGCCGTGGCGGCGCGTGCCGATCCCGCAGGAGCGACTGGTACCGTACAAGCGTGATCCTCGAGACTGA
- the manA gene encoding mannose-6-phosphate isomerase, class I, whose amino-acid sequence MLIFIENTPRAYAWGSRDALAELLGTPATGEPQAELWLGAHPGNPATIAKASPARQSLIELIDSDPERYGFDGGQLPFLLKVLAIGAPLSLQVHPNRAQAIAGFAAEDRAGVARDARERNYGDPNHKPELLVAVSEVTALSGFRSLTDARHDLLALAAQCRGRASEVLVGVADRLAGHDAPALRRAFLDWSFSGDPLVAAALAALASAVEQGDVSDDTGIALEVDPERVAVLRALAATHAGDPGILVSLLLHVVRLAPGEAIYLAAGQLHAYLGGVGVEVMAASDNVLRAGLTEKHVDIAELCRIVDTAELDAPRFPAIAPVPGLRAWRPPVADFQLLRARLHDELDPDAHGALPGSAPTVEVPATHPLVLVVTAGRVRIERTAGLEEVASARRGQSLYVSAGEPIHLTGAGEVFLATVGEPLADDDHPDR is encoded by the coding sequence GTGCTGATCTTCATCGAGAACACCCCGCGTGCCTACGCCTGGGGCTCTCGGGACGCACTCGCCGAACTGCTCGGCACTCCGGCGACCGGAGAACCGCAGGCCGAGCTGTGGCTCGGGGCGCACCCCGGCAATCCCGCGACGATCGCCAAGGCATCACCCGCGCGGCAGTCCCTCATCGAGCTCATCGACAGCGACCCCGAGCGCTACGGGTTCGACGGCGGGCAGCTGCCGTTCCTGCTGAAGGTCCTCGCCATCGGCGCGCCCCTGTCGCTGCAGGTGCACCCGAATCGCGCGCAGGCGATCGCCGGCTTCGCGGCGGAGGATCGGGCCGGGGTGGCTCGGGACGCGCGGGAGCGCAACTACGGGGACCCGAATCACAAGCCGGAACTCCTCGTCGCCGTCAGCGAGGTGACGGCGCTCAGCGGCTTCCGGAGCCTCACCGATGCCCGGCACGACCTCCTCGCCCTCGCCGCGCAGTGTCGCGGGCGGGCGTCGGAGGTGCTCGTGGGGGTGGCGGATCGCCTCGCGGGGCACGATGCTCCTGCGCTCCGGCGCGCCTTTCTCGACTGGTCCTTCAGCGGCGATCCGCTCGTCGCGGCTGCGCTCGCCGCACTCGCCTCCGCGGTCGAGCAGGGCGATGTCTCAGATGACACCGGGATCGCGCTCGAAGTCGATCCCGAGCGCGTCGCCGTGCTCCGCGCGCTGGCCGCCACGCACGCCGGCGATCCCGGCATCCTCGTCTCGCTCCTCCTGCATGTCGTGCGGCTCGCGCCCGGCGAGGCGATCTATCTCGCAGCCGGGCAGCTGCACGCCTACCTCGGAGGCGTCGGGGTCGAGGTGATGGCCGCCTCCGACAATGTGCTGCGTGCGGGGCTCACCGAGAAACACGTCGACATCGCCGAGCTCTGCCGAATCGTGGATACGGCGGAGCTCGACGCGCCCCGGTTCCCCGCGATCGCCCCGGTACCGGGCCTCCGGGCCTGGCGGCCACCGGTCGCCGATTTCCAGCTGCTCCGGGCGCGACTGCACGACGAACTGGACCCGGACGCCCACGGTGCGCTCCCCGGGAGTGCTCCGACGGTCGAGGTGCCGGCAACGCACCCGCTCGTGCTGGTAGTCACTGCGGGCCGCGTGCGCATCGAGCGCACAGCGGGGCTCGAGGAGGTCGCGAGCGCCCGCCGCGGGCAGTCGCTCTACGTGTCGGCGGGGGAGCCGATCCACTTGACAGGCGCCGGCGAGGTCTTCCTCGCGACCGTCGGGGAGCCGCTCGCGGACGACGATCACCCCGACCGGTGA
- a CDS encoding WhiB family transcriptional regulator → MLNNSAHTPVPGNWFVDPVFLGVPGVRKTEDEALSWQTDALCAQTDPEAFFPEKGGSTRDAKRICEGCEVRSECLEYALENDERFGIWGGLSERERRRLRREAM, encoded by the coding sequence ATGTTGAACAACTCGGCGCACACTCCGGTTCCCGGCAACTGGTTCGTCGATCCCGTGTTCCTCGGTGTCCCCGGGGTGCGCAAGACCGAGGATGAAGCGCTCTCGTGGCAGACCGACGCCCTGTGCGCGCAGACCGACCCCGAGGCGTTCTTCCCGGAGAAGGGCGGATCGACCCGTGACGCGAAGCGCATCTGCGAGGGCTGCGAGGTGCGCTCCGAGTGCCTCGAGTACGCGCTCGAGAACGATGAGCGATTCGGGATCTGGGGCGGACTGTCCGAGCGCGAACGCCGGAGGCTCCGCCGAGAGGCGATGTAA
- a CDS encoding glycosyltransferase family 2 protein — MRTRVTAILVAHRGGEWLDQTIAGIAAQTRAPAAIIAVNNGGSDAVAAQLRDSGAEVVVGLSSRVSFGQAVQQGVQASPVSGDPSDEWIWLLSEDSCPEPEALEFILNRVQRAPSVVVAGPKIVDWDHPDRIIELGQSLTRYGSRWTLRRQELDQQQYDHMQDVLGVGPVGMLVRRDIWEQLGGFDPALAVYDDGLDFSVRARLAGHRVEVAPDSRVRFAQSGVAGPRIDRKRSVMRQAHRQARTAHLHRRISYAPAPVAFFEWLGLPLYAVFRVLWSLIREQPGYIVGEVAAAARTFFTPHAILASRRRIRQQSTVGWPALRQLRTDPKSVRTARMIDREAILASTGRQRKELHFISTGGLAVLVAATVIAVALTWWTFAYTSLTGGDLAPLSSLGELWENTRVIDGVPADPFTWVLALLGSLTFWNPSQIVVVLMIVAIPVTALGGWIWAAQLTDSNAGRALTGLGFAVSPVLLGSIHGGHLPTLVLTMVLPWLLLAATRCRESWSWAGTASLLAAVALAAAPVLIPAALILLIVGLFTSVRGIGRVLTTAIVPLVLFAPKIVTSLMNGRPLDLLLDPGITSPFVPATPWHMLLGFPTFGLEGWAAILDTVGLGGPPATLLVGVLMLPLALLALLGLFTGRIAVTLLSALLGGLGMLTALASSQLELSTVGHESVALWTGSGLAVYWLALLSLAAVGAGTLRRAAAPVVSVALIAAIVAVLPVAGKLVVNDTPFRSGTAQMPALVQAAGETDPTARTLVLTAVDAHSVRAELVTGTGLRLDQIRTAATSPTETASDREVAALVAGLASAGGADMAEALAQQHVAHVLLRTGGDDGERAELQRVFDQHGSLASAGTTEQGLLWRVVGVDTASEATGDSAASLGGTSLSGQTIWVVQLAVLLGMLLLALPTGEVTWRPERRKRPSRKARRAASASVVPATVGPAAADSSAVDPAPAATDPAPVATDPASADPGSADPAPPSAPNETPGTPEGGAR, encoded by the coding sequence ATGCGCACCAGAGTGACTGCCATCCTCGTCGCCCACCGCGGCGGCGAGTGGCTCGACCAGACCATCGCGGGGATCGCGGCTCAGACTCGCGCGCCCGCGGCGATCATCGCGGTCAACAACGGCGGCTCGGATGCGGTCGCCGCGCAGTTGCGGGACAGCGGCGCGGAGGTCGTCGTCGGGCTCAGCTCGCGGGTGTCCTTCGGGCAGGCCGTGCAGCAGGGCGTGCAGGCGAGCCCCGTGAGCGGGGATCCCTCCGACGAATGGATCTGGCTGCTCAGCGAGGATTCGTGCCCCGAGCCCGAGGCGCTCGAGTTCATCCTGAACCGGGTGCAGCGCGCACCGTCCGTGGTTGTCGCCGGCCCCAAGATCGTCGACTGGGATCACCCCGATCGGATCATCGAGCTCGGCCAGAGCCTCACCCGCTACGGCTCGCGGTGGACGCTGCGACGGCAGGAACTCGATCAGCAGCAGTACGACCACATGCAGGACGTGCTCGGCGTCGGCCCCGTGGGCATGCTGGTCCGACGGGACATCTGGGAGCAGCTCGGCGGCTTCGATCCCGCGCTCGCGGTCTACGACGACGGCCTCGACTTCAGCGTTCGCGCCCGCCTCGCCGGCCACCGCGTGGAGGTCGCCCCCGATTCGCGGGTCCGCTTCGCGCAGAGCGGCGTCGCCGGTCCCCGGATCGACCGCAAGCGCTCGGTCATGCGCCAGGCGCATCGCCAGGCCCGCACCGCCCACCTCCACCGGCGCATCTCGTACGCGCCGGCGCCCGTCGCGTTCTTCGAGTGGCTCGGGCTCCCGCTCTACGCGGTGTTCCGCGTGCTGTGGTCGCTGATCCGCGAGCAGCCCGGGTACATCGTCGGGGAGGTCGCGGCCGCGGCGAGGACCTTCTTCACCCCGCACGCGATCCTGGCGTCGCGGCGCCGGATCCGGCAGCAGTCGACGGTGGGCTGGCCCGCGCTCAGACAGCTGCGGACGGACCCGAAGAGCGTGCGCACCGCGCGCATGATCGACCGCGAGGCGATCCTCGCCTCGACCGGACGGCAGCGCAAAGAACTGCACTTCATCTCGACCGGCGGGCTCGCGGTGCTCGTCGCCGCCACCGTGATCGCGGTCGCGCTGACCTGGTGGACCTTTGCGTACACGAGCCTGACCGGGGGTGACCTCGCACCGCTCAGCTCGCTCGGCGAGCTGTGGGAGAACACGCGGGTGATCGACGGGGTGCCCGCCGATCCGTTCACCTGGGTGCTCGCGCTCCTCGGCTCGCTCACGTTCTGGAACCCGTCGCAGATCGTCGTCGTGCTGATGATCGTGGCGATCCCGGTGACCGCCCTCGGCGGCTGGATCTGGGCGGCGCAGCTCACGGACTCGAACGCCGGTCGTGCGCTCACGGGACTCGGCTTCGCGGTGAGCCCGGTGCTCCTCGGTTCGATCCACGGCGGGCACCTGCCGACCCTCGTCCTGACCATGGTGCTGCCGTGGCTGCTGCTCGCCGCGACGCGATGCCGCGAGTCCTGGAGCTGGGCGGGCACCGCGTCGCTGCTCGCTGCGGTGGCTCTCGCCGCAGCACCGGTCCTCATTCCCGCCGCGCTGATCCTCTTGATCGTCGGCCTCTTCACGAGCGTGCGCGGCATCGGCCGGGTGCTCACCACGGCGATCGTGCCGCTCGTGCTCTTCGCCCCGAAGATCGTCACCAGCCTGATGAACGGGCGCCCGCTCGACCTGCTCCTCGATCCCGGGATCACCTCACCGTTCGTGCCCGCGACGCCGTGGCACATGCTGCTCGGGTTCCCGACGTTCGGCCTCGAGGGCTGGGCCGCGATCCTCGACACCGTCGGGCTCGGCGGACCGCCGGCCACCCTGCTCGTCGGGGTGCTCATGCTCCCGCTGGCGCTGCTGGCCCTGCTCGGACTCTTCACGGGCCGCATCGCGGTCACCCTGCTGAGCGCCCTCCTCGGTGGTCTCGGCATGCTGACGGCTCTCGCGTCGTCGCAGCTCGAACTCAGCACGGTCGGCCATGAGAGTGTGGCGCTGTGGACCGGCTCGGGTCTCGCCGTCTACTGGCTCGCCCTGCTCAGCCTCGCGGCGGTGGGCGCCGGCACGCTGCGTCGCGCGGCCGCGCCCGTGGTGTCAGTGGCGCTGATCGCCGCGATCGTCGCCGTGCTGCCGGTCGCGGGCAAGCTCGTCGTGAACGACACTCCCTTCCGCAGCGGCACCGCGCAGATGCCCGCGCTCGTGCAGGCCGCCGGTGAGACCGACCCCACCGCGCGCACCCTCGTGCTGACCGCGGTCGATGCGCACAGCGTGCGGGCCGAGCTCGTCACCGGAACGGGTCTGCGGCTCGATCAGATCCGCACCGCGGCGACGTCGCCGACCGAGACCGCGAGCGATCGCGAGGTCGCCGCACTGGTCGCGGGGCTCGCGAGTGCCGGGGGCGCCGATATGGCCGAGGCGCTTGCGCAGCAGCACGTCGCGCACGTCCTGCTGCGCACGGGCGGCGATGACGGCGAACGAGCGGAACTGCAGCGGGTGTTCGATCAGCACGGCTCGCTGGCGAGCGCCGGCACCACCGAGCAGGGGCTCTTGTGGCGGGTCGTGGGTGTCGACACTGCGTCCGAGGCCACCGGCGATTCCGCGGCCAGCCTCGGCGGCACTTCCCTGAGCGGCCAGACGATCTGGGTGGTGCAGCTCGCGGTGCTGCTGGGGATGCTGCTCCTGGCGCTGCCGACCGGTGAGGTCACCTGGCGGCCCGAACGGCGCAAACGTCCGTCGCGGAAAGCGCGCCGTGCGGCATCGGCATCTGTCGTCCCGGCGACGGTGGGTCCGGCCGCGGCCGATTCCAGTGCGGTGGATCCGGCACCTGCCGCCACCGATCCGGCACCGGTCGCCACTGATCCCGCGTCAGCTGATCCCGGATCGGCCGATCCCGCGCCCCCGTCTGCCCCGAACGAGACACCCGGCACCCCGGAGGGAGGCGCACGATGA